In Desulfuromonas sp. KJ2020, a single window of DNA contains:
- the gspM gene encoding type II secretion system protein GspM: MIANLTPRERLILTVGGLFVLLALAYLLVWSPYRNAMERFDSQITSRQRQMGEIQQLRQEFLRLNQRIAQAEAQLARARSFSLFSFVEEAGARIASRENLVSMRPQPASEQNGFREEAVEIKLEKIRLDQLVQLLYEIETAEAFLRVKNLRVKTRFDNRSQLDATLVIASLGKSQ; this comes from the coding sequence ATGATTGCCAATCTGACCCCGAGGGAGCGCCTTATCCTGACAGTAGGTGGCCTGTTCGTGCTGCTGGCCCTGGCGTACCTGCTGGTCTGGTCTCCCTACCGCAATGCCATGGAACGTTTCGACAGCCAGATTACCTCGCGGCAGCGCCAGATGGGGGAGATTCAGCAACTGCGGCAGGAGTTTCTCCGCCTCAACCAGCGCATCGCCCAGGCCGAGGCCCAACTGGCCCGCGCCCGCTCTTTCTCCCTGTTCTCTTTCGTCGAGGAAGCCGGGGCGCGTATCGCCTCCCGTGAAAACCTGGTGTCCATGCGTCCCCAGCCGGCCTCGGAACAAAACGGTTTTCGCGAGGAGGCCGTCGAGATCAAGCTGGAGAAAATCCGGCTCGATCAGCTGGTTCAACTCTTGTATGAAATTGAGACCGCCGAAGCCTTCTTGCGCGTGAAAAACCTGCGCGTCAAGACCCGCTTCGACAACCGTTCACAGCTCGATGCCACCCTGGTCATCGCCTCTCTGGGAAAAAGCCAATGA
- a CDS encoding GspL/Epsl periplasmic domain-containing protein, which translates to MAKRQIGIDLDAGTLRVAILQQEKGEPAQISLGRRSYVDETDLAEAIKELVGTELHYGDRFATALPAREGFVRRLSFPFADPKKIAAALNFELASQLPLSIEECVTDFQRPLPGPEGSFSVTAAAVRAEGIPPLLTAFAEAQIPLQTIDLAPFAYAKGLKKQVDEGILACLQSQEITVSLVQEGRLVDYRILPLPAGQGAKQTARALHLEGRALQQGTDHGDLPFFLMGTAVTPALQQHLQKQGTQVRIPAFLADDGDVTPEFLPAVALAMRAGLGEKDKGFNFRRGPFALKSQWGINRTHLISAGILVALILLALAGSATLNYSSKAQRAQALQAEMTKAFRETFPGPQAIVDIPLQMRGKVKELQDKLVLFGLDQTRTPLASLQQISQTIPNDVTVDIREWNYSEEGIRMEGQTTSFDAINRIVKALEQTKDYASVQISDAKMSLEGNLVDFRLSLTPAKQGGAQ; encoded by the coding sequence ATGGCAAAACGACAGATAGGAATTGATCTGGATGCTGGTACCCTGAGGGTGGCCATTCTTCAGCAGGAAAAGGGGGAGCCGGCCCAAATAAGCCTCGGCCGCCGGTCCTACGTCGATGAGACCGACTTGGCGGAGGCGATTAAAGAACTGGTCGGAACCGAGCTGCACTACGGCGACCGTTTTGCCACCGCCCTGCCGGCGCGGGAAGGGTTCGTGCGACGCCTCAGCTTCCCCTTTGCCGACCCGAAAAAAATTGCGGCAGCCCTGAACTTTGAGCTGGCCTCCCAACTCCCCCTCTCTATCGAGGAGTGCGTTACCGATTTCCAGCGCCCTCTGCCGGGGCCGGAGGGCAGCTTTTCCGTCACGGCAGCCGCTGTTCGAGCCGAAGGCATCCCGCCGCTGCTGACGGCTTTTGCAGAGGCGCAAATCCCTCTACAGACGATCGACCTGGCGCCATTTGCCTATGCCAAAGGACTCAAAAAGCAGGTGGATGAGGGCATCCTGGCCTGTCTGCAGAGTCAGGAGATCACCGTTTCCCTCGTGCAGGAAGGAAGGCTGGTCGACTATCGCATCCTTCCGCTACCGGCCGGCCAGGGCGCCAAGCAAACGGCGCGAGCCCTGCATCTAGAGGGCCGGGCCCTGCAGCAAGGGACAGACCATGGAGATCTCCCTTTCTTCCTCATGGGAACAGCCGTCACCCCGGCATTGCAGCAACATCTGCAAAAGCAGGGGACGCAGGTACGCATCCCGGCCTTTCTGGCAGACGATGGGGACGTCACCCCGGAGTTTTTGCCGGCGGTGGCTCTGGCCATGCGGGCAGGGCTGGGAGAAAAAGACAAGGGTTTCAATTTTCGGCGCGGCCCCTTCGCCCTGAAAAGCCAATGGGGTATTAACCGCACCCACCTCATCAGCGCTGGCATTCTCGTCGCCCTCATCCTCTTGGCCCTGGCGGGATCGGCCACCCTGAACTACTCCAGCAAGGCCCAAAGGGCCCAGGCCCTGCAAGCTGAAATGACCAAGGCGTTTCGGGAAACCTTCCCCGGGCCACAAGCCATTGTGGACATCCCCCTGCAGATGCGGGGCAAGGTGAAGGAATTGCAGGACAAGCTGGTTCTCTTCGGCCTGGACCAGACCCGCACGCCACTGGCTTCTTTGCAGCAGATTTCGCAAACCATTCCAAACGATGTCACGGTCGATATCCGTGAATGGAATTACAGCGAGGAAGGCATCCGGATGGAGGGGCAGACGACTTCCTTCGACGCCATCAATCGCATCGTCAAAGCCCTGGAGCAGACGAAAGACTACGCCTCTGTGCAGATTTCCGACGCCAAGATGAGCCTGGAAGGCAATCTGGTCGATTTTCGGCTCAGCCTGACACCCGCCAAGCAGGGAGGTGCCCAATGA
- the gspN gene encoding type II secretion system protein GspN yields MTFFHFRRHKQQPDSSRRSTSNLRLLLSGFAVLLACFVLGLYFFFPTDALRQRLEQELSTDPQVQVTMDSLKLAFPPALVATDLRVSAAGLPRDVVIETLQVKPLWLSLLSGNPGVKVKAHLYEGQVEARIKKRGEIEALADSLRLELPVAPRSSIQVAIAVDAISFTGTWPIRPDTETALNASLRELSLTGMSAIGAQSDTLQLGAVSMQGGGKGPSLRLEKIENSGGDASLTGSGTLLLTQPVGRSRVNLTFGLTPGAGFDPALRDMLGLFAKADSSGTFNLRLMGTLSNAQLR; encoded by the coding sequence ATGACGTTTTTCCACTTCCGTCGCCATAAACAGCAGCCGGATTCCAGTCGCCGGAGCACCTCGAACCTGCGTCTGCTGCTGTCCGGGTTCGCCGTCTTGCTGGCCTGCTTTGTCCTGGGGCTCTATTTTTTCTTCCCGACGGACGCTCTGCGCCAGCGTCTTGAGCAGGAACTCTCCACTGACCCCCAGGTGCAGGTCACCATGGACAGTCTGAAACTGGCCTTCCCGCCAGCTCTTGTCGCCACCGACCTCCGGGTAAGCGCCGCCGGCCTGCCGCGGGATGTCGTCATAGAAACCCTGCAGGTCAAGCCCCTGTGGCTGAGCCTGCTGAGCGGCAATCCCGGCGTGAAGGTCAAAGCGCACCTGTACGAGGGGCAGGTGGAGGCCAGGATAAAAAAGCGTGGGGAGATTGAGGCTCTGGCCGATTCCCTGCGACTTGAACTGCCTGTGGCGCCCAGGTCATCGATTCAGGTTGCCATCGCCGTCGACGCGATTTCCTTCACCGGCACCTGGCCTATCCGCCCCGATACCGAGACGGCCTTAAACGCCAGTCTGCGCGAACTCAGCCTGACCGGCATGAGCGCCATCGGGGCCCAGAGCGACACCCTGCAACTGGGGGCAGTTAGCATGCAAGGGGGCGGCAAAGGCCCTTCCCTGCGTCTCGAAAAAATCGAAAACAGCGGCGGCGACGCGTCCCTGACCGGCAGCGGCACCCTTCTGCTCACTCAACCCGTCGGACGCAGCCGGGTCAATCTGACCTTCGGCTTGACCCCCGGGGCGGGGTTCGACCCCGCCCTGCGAGATATGCTGGGGCTGTTTGCCAAAGCGGACAGCAGCGGCACCTTCAACCTGCGCCTCATGGGCACCCTGAGCAACGCCCAGCTGCGTTGA